The following are encoded together in the Clostridia bacterium genome:
- a CDS encoding methylglyoxal synthase produces MEIALMADDKKKELMIQFCIAYAGILSKHNLCATGATARQISEATGLTIEPYLGGVQGGGEQVFARISCDEIDLVIYFRDPQSADETLDFSRICDVHNIPYATNIAGAEVLILALQRGDLDWRYNLKPRRGR; encoded by the coding sequence ATGGAAATCGCGCTGATGGCAGACGACAAGAAGAAGGAACTTATGATACAGTTCTGCATCGCCTACGCCGGCATACTCAGCAAGCACAATCTCTGCGCCACGGGCGCGACCGCACGCCAGATCTCCGAGGCGACCGGCCTTACGATCGAACCGTATCTCGGCGGAGTGCAGGGCGGCGGCGAGCAGGTTTTCGCCCGCATCTCATGCGACGAGATCGACCTGGTGATATATTTCCGCGATCCACAGTCCGCGGACGAGACGCTCGACTTCTCCCGTATATGCGACGTGCACAATATCCCCTACGCGACGAATATCGCCGGCGCGGAGGTGCTTATACTCGCGCTCCAGCGCGGAGACCTCGACTGGCGCTATAATCTGAAACCGCGCAGAGGTCGTTGA
- a CDS encoding topoisomerase IV, giving the protein MARTKKPVPKNAVNPNAEISGAGTVLDQKITETLRENYMPYAMSVIASRAIPEIDGLKPSHRKLLYTMYKMGLSEGGFVKSANIVGQTMRYNPHGDAGIYETMVRLTRACESLLHPLVESKGSFGKAYSRDMKYAAARYTEAKLAKITSEFFRDINRDAVDFIPNYDNTTTEPRLLPVTFPAILCNPTVGIAVGMASNIPSFNLAEIIDVTVELLENEDFDVASVLKAPDFPGGGKLIYNAEEMNKVIETGSGSFKIRSVWSYDKSGNRIEITQLPPTTTVEAVKDKIIDIIKGGGLKEIRDIRDETDINGLRLTIDLRGSAEPEKLMERLFASTTLQDTFSANINVLIEGSPRVLGVRQLLLEWIAFRIECVKRRIYFDRQKLSDRLHLLEGLELILLDIDKAIRIVRDTAEEAEVVPNLMIGFGIDETQAEYVAEIKLRHLNREYILKRTKEISELKSEVKRLGEILKSPEKQRAVIRGELLEVKAKYGMPRKTEIIYNFEEPTVAAADEPDDYPVTVFMTKDGYFKKVTPLSLRMSGEHKLKEGDFIAQSAEITNCTDLLFFTDKHQVYKAKAYNFADTKISLIGDFLPVKLGMDEDELPVYMVATKDYSGSILFFFENGKCARIALKSYETKTNRKRLISAYSDKSPLVAAFTETEGNLLLLLNSTNGKLLLIDAAQVPLKTSKDTIGVAVMSMKPQHKVAGVRVYEEGSLSSPHRYRVKNLPAAGAKPAEGDELNKQLSIF; this is encoded by the coding sequence ATGGCGCGTACCAAAAAGCCCGTGCCGAAGAACGCAGTAAACCCGAACGCCGAAATATCCGGCGCCGGCACCGTTCTTGACCAGAAGATCACCGAAACCCTGCGGGAGAACTATATGCCTTACGCCATGAGCGTTATCGCCTCCCGCGCCATACCCGAAATAGACGGCCTGAAGCCCTCTCACCGCAAGCTCCTCTATACCATGTATAAGATGGGGCTCTCGGAGGGCGGCTTCGTCAAGTCCGCGAACATCGTCGGCCAGACGATGCGCTACAACCCGCACGGAGACGCCGGCATCTACGAAACGATGGTGCGTCTTACCCGCGCCTGCGAATCGCTGCTGCACCCGCTGGTGGAGTCGAAGGGCTCCTTCGGCAAGGCGTATTCCCGCGATATGAAGTACGCCGCCGCGCGTTATACCGAGGCGAAGCTCGCGAAGATAACCTCCGAGTTTTTCCGCGACATCAACCGCGACGCCGTCGACTTCATCCCCAACTACGACAACACGACCACCGAGCCGCGTTTGCTGCCCGTCACCTTCCCCGCGATACTCTGCAACCCCACCGTCGGCATCGCCGTCGGCATGGCGTCGAACATTCCCTCATTCAATCTCGCGGAGATAATCGACGTCACCGTCGAGCTGCTCGAAAACGAGGACTTCGACGTCGCCTCCGTGCTGAAGGCGCCCGATTTCCCCGGCGGCGGCAAGCTCATCTACAACGCCGAGGAGATGAACAAGGTCATCGAGACCGGCAGCGGCAGCTTCAAAATACGCTCAGTCTGGAGCTACGACAAATCCGGCAACCGCATCGAGATCACCCAGCTCCCGCCGACGACCACCGTCGAGGCGGTAAAGGATAAGATAATCGACATTATCAAGGGCGGAGGACTCAAAGAGATACGCGACATCCGCGACGAGACAGACATCAACGGTCTGCGCCTGACGATCGACCTGCGCGGAAGCGCCGAGCCCGAGAAGCTGATGGAGCGCCTCTTCGCCTCCACCACGCTGCAGGACACCTTCTCCGCGAACATCAACGTGCTGATCGAGGGCTCGCCCCGCGTGCTCGGCGTTCGCCAGCTCCTGCTCGAGTGGATCGCCTTCCGCATCGAGTGCGTCAAGCGCCGCATCTACTTCGACCGGCAGAAGCTCTCCGACCGCCTCCACCTGCTCGAAGGCCTCGAGCTGATACTGCTCGATATCGACAAGGCCATCCGCATCGTCCGCGACACCGCCGAGGAGGCGGAGGTCGTGCCCAACCTGATGATCGGCTTCGGCATCGACGAAACGCAGGCGGAGTACGTCGCGGAGATCAAGCTGCGCCACCTCAACCGCGAATACATCCTCAAGCGCACCAAGGAGATAAGCGAGCTCAAATCCGAGGTCAAGCGCCTCGGCGAGATACTGAAAAGCCCCGAGAAGCAGCGTGCGGTAATCCGCGGCGAACTGCTCGAGGTCAAGGCGAAGTACGGCATGCCGCGCAAGACCGAGATCATCTACAACTTCGAGGAGCCGACCGTCGCCGCGGCGGACGAGCCGGACGACTACCCCGTCACCGTCTTCATGACGAAGGACGGCTACTTCAAGAAGGTCACCCCGCTTTCGCTCCGCATGAGCGGCGAGCACAAGCTCAAGGAGGGCGACTTCATCGCGCAGTCCGCGGAGATAACCAACTGCACCGACCTGCTCTTCTTCACCGACAAGCATCAGGTCTATAAGGCGAAGGCGTATAACTTCGCGGATACTAAGATTTCCCTCATCGGCGACTTCCTGCCCGTCAAGCTCGGCATGGACGAGGACGAGCTCCCCGTCTATATGGTCGCGACGAAGGACTACTCCGGCAGCATACTCTTCTTCTTCGAGAACGGCAAGTGCGCACGCATCGCGCTGAAGAGCTACGAGACGAAGACCAACCGCAAGCGTCTTATCTCCGCTTACAGCGACAAGAGCCCGCTGGTCGCCGCCTTCACCGAAACGGAGGGCAACCTCCTGCTGCTGCTCAACTCCACGAACGGCAAGCTGCTGCTCATCGACGCCGCGCAGGTGCCGCTGAAGACCTCGAAGGATACCATCGGCGTCGCCGTTATGTCAATGAAGCCGCAGCACAAGGTCGCGGGCGTCCGCGTCTACGAGGAAGGCTCGCTCTCCTCGCCGCACCGCTACCGCGTCAAGAACCTCCCCGCCGCAGGCGCGAAGCCCGCGGAGGGCGACGAACTGAACAAGCAGCTGTCGATATTCTGA
- a CDS encoding rod shape-determining protein — MGLFNNFIGIDMGTSNTKIYYKDRGIVLREPSVVAIDNYDEVIRAAGNEAKEMLGRTPKDITAVRPIQDGVIADLTSTEGMLRRFVKEVCGNSFFSKPRAVIAVPFNVTEVERHAVKQAASGAGVRDPRTVDEPMAAAIGAGLPIAEATGSMIVDIGGGLTEVAVISYQGIVSSCSVKVAGDDFDDAIVDYVRRKYNIAIGGRTAEEVKIHIGSAYPYENEGRELIKGRNIIDGLPRELEITASEVREALSDSVAAILEAVRSTLEKTPPELSADLIERGIMLCGGSALLRGIDTVIAQETGMPVYIAPEPTDCVAIGAGMMLEHIDEFDNDDSYGYRMA, encoded by the coding sequence ATGGGACTTTTCAATAACTTCATCGGCATCGATATGGGCACTTCGAACACGAAGATATACTACAAGGATCGCGGCATAGTGCTGCGCGAGCCCAGCGTCGTCGCCATCGACAACTACGACGAGGTCATCCGCGCCGCCGGCAACGAGGCGAAGGAGATGCTCGGACGCACACCCAAGGACATCACCGCAGTACGCCCGATACAGGACGGCGTCATCGCCGACCTGACCAGCACGGAGGGAATGCTCCGCCGCTTCGTCAAGGAGGTCTGCGGTAACAGCTTCTTCTCGAAGCCGCGCGCCGTTATCGCCGTGCCTTTCAACGTCACGGAGGTCGAGCGCCACGCCGTCAAGCAGGCGGCGTCAGGCGCGGGAGTGCGCGATCCGCGCACCGTCGACGAGCCTATGGCGGCCGCTATCGGCGCGGGGCTCCCGATCGCGGAGGCGACCGGCTCGATGATCGTCGACATCGGCGGCGGACTGACCGAGGTCGCGGTCATTTCCTACCAGGGCATCGTTTCCAGCTGCTCAGTGAAGGTCGCCGGCGACGATTTCGACGACGCGATCGTCGATTACGTCAGACGCAAATACAACATCGCCATCGGCGGCCGTACCGCCGAGGAGGTCAAGATACATATCGGCTCCGCCTACCCATATGAGAACGAGGGACGCGAGCTGATCAAGGGCAGAAACATCATCGACGGACTGCCCAGAGAACTCGAGATAACCGCCTCCGAGGTGCGCGAGGCGCTCAGCGACTCGGTCGCCGCGATCCTGGAAGCCGTCCGCTCGACGCTTGAAAAGACCCCGCCGGAGCTTTCCGCCGACCTGATCGAGCGCGGAATAATGCTCTGCGGCGGCTCCGCGCTGCTCCGCGGTATCGACACCGTCATCGCGCAGGAGACAGGTATGCCCGTCTATATCGCGCCCGAGCCGACCGACTGCGTCGCCATCGGCGCCGGAATGATGCTCGAGCATATCGACGAATTCGACAACGACGATTCCTACGGATACAGAATGGCGTAA
- the mreC gene encoding rod shape-determining protein MreC — MRDFFTGKKIKIIAAVCLVLIGSMIYSISRGGEASYLESFFGALTVPFQKANAAIVNGLSDFFVKIGDYDRLKEENDMLRQEVRRLQALESQNEMLMQENEFLKGSLGLTERLTELSLTKAKVIGRDPSGWFDVISVDRGSIDGVEVRDPVISGGSLIGYVSEVYLTYSKVTTILDVSFECGALETRTGEVAVIEGDAKLREDGKCKLSYLPRETQVAAGDMVVTSGLGGAFPKNIIVGTVEEVLVETHGASSYAVIAPYTDISRLRNVYVITDFTGQEQE; from the coding sequence ATGCGGGATTTCTTCACCGGAAAGAAAATCAAAATAATCGCCGCGGTCTGCCTCGTGCTTATCGGCTCGATGATATATTCCATCAGCCGGGGCGGCGAGGCGAGCTACCTCGAGAGCTTCTTCGGCGCACTGACCGTCCCCTTCCAGAAGGCAAACGCAGCCATTGTCAACGGTCTTTCCGATTTCTTTGTCAAGATCGGCGACTACGACAGACTGAAGGAGGAGAACGATATGCTCCGCCAGGAGGTGCGGCGACTGCAGGCGCTGGAAAGCCAGAACGAGATGCTGATGCAGGAGAACGAATTCCTCAAGGGCAGTCTCGGACTGACCGAACGCCTGACCGAGCTTTCGCTCACCAAGGCTAAGGTCATCGGACGCGATCCCTCCGGATGGTTCGACGTCATCTCAGTTGACCGCGGAAGCATAGACGGAGTCGAGGTGCGCGATCCCGTTATCTCCGGCGGCAGCCTGATAGGCTACGTCAGCGAGGTCTACCTCACTTACAGCAAAGTCACGACGATACTCGACGTTTCATTCGAATGCGGCGCGCTCGAGACGCGTACCGGCGAAGTCGCGGTCATCGAAGGCGACGCAAAGCTCCGTGAGGACGGCAAGTGCAAGCTCAGCTACCTGCCGCGCGAAACGCAGGTCGCCGCGGGCGATATGGTCGTCACCAGCGGACTCGGCGGGGCCTTCCCGAAAAATATAATCGTCGGCACCGTGGAAGAGGTGCTCGTTGAAACACACGGCGCTTCAAGCTACGCGGTCATCGCGCCGTACACCGACATAAGCCGGCTGCGCAACGTCTACGTAATCACCGATTTCACCGGACAGGAGCAGGAGTAA
- the mreD gene encoding rod shape-determining protein MreD, with protein sequence MNNNTKPKASFAKWTVYSFLLLLMLVLQNTLSLHIENICLVLPAVIVISLNDDSDVGLVLGGVFGLLWDVTSGRLFGYNALLMLLFAFAAQIVAANLIRVKWLTNLVTVAAFAAIYQLITYLFFFLIWGNGGAWYTIFRAIFRGGLSAAIAGTVFFIIFRPICRKINSPVG encoded by the coding sequence GTGAATAACAACACCAAACCGAAGGCGTCCTTCGCGAAGTGGACGGTGTACTCGTTTCTGCTGCTGCTCATGCTCGTGCTGCAGAACACACTGTCTCTCCACATCGAGAATATCTGCCTCGTGCTGCCTGCCGTCATAGTCATTTCGCTGAACGACGACTCGGACGTAGGACTCGTGCTCGGGGGTGTTTTCGGCTTGCTCTGGGACGTGACTTCGGGCAGGCTTTTCGGCTACAACGCGCTGCTGATGCTTTTGTTCGCTTTCGCGGCGCAGATAGTCGCGGCGAATCTGATACGCGTCAAGTGGCTGACGAATCTCGTGACCGTCGCGGCGTTCGCGGCGATATACCAGTTGATAACCTACTTGTTTTTCTTCCTTATATGGGGCAACGGAGGCGCGTGGTATACGATCTTCCGCGCGATCTTCCGGGGCGGACTGAGCGCCGCGATCGCCGGAACGGTGTTCTTCATTATCTTCCGACCGATATGCCGGAAGATAAACTCTCCCGTCGGATAA
- a CDS encoding AAA family ATPase: protein MIQSIAVISGKGGVGKSFFCVNVATALALRGKAALIVDADSGMRNADIILRKSDSFIYDLSDIERGNCSFDDAVVDVAGKGKLALIPGAKDSDYVPNAEFLKKLAGEAAKKYNFIIYDCPAGVGASVKSSAAAADKVVIITNPPTESALPASAAAEAVRRSSPDKPFYVVVNRVNPKGLYRRDMSPDQIMDACCARLLGIIYETDEIEKARRANTLPVTGKSREAKQLRNIAARLCGERVPLLI, encoded by the coding sequence GTGATCCAGTCTATCGCGGTAATATCCGGAAAAGGCGGCGTCGGAAAGTCATTTTTCTGCGTTAACGTCGCGACCGCGCTCGCGTTGCGCGGCAAAGCGGCGCTCATCGTCGACGCTGATTCCGGTATGCGCAACGCCGATATCATCCTGCGCAAAAGCGACAGTTTCATATACGATCTTTCCGATATCGAGCGCGGAAACTGCTCCTTTGACGACGCGGTCGTCGACGTCGCCGGAAAAGGCAAGCTCGCCCTAATTCCCGGCGCGAAGGATTCCGATTACGTTCCGAACGCGGAGTTTCTTAAAAAGCTCGCCGGCGAAGCCGCGAAGAAATACAACTTCATCATATACGACTGCCCCGCCGGCGTCGGCGCTTCCGTGAAAAGCTCCGCGGCCGCTGCGGACAAGGTCGTAATCATCACGAATCCGCCGACGGAATCCGCGCTTCCCGCTTCCGCAGCGGCGGAAGCCGTGCGCCGTTCGAGTCCGGACAAGCCCTTTTACGTCGTGGTGAACAGAGTCAATCCTAAGGGACTTTACCGCCGCGACATGTCCCCCGATCAGATCATGGACGCCTGCTGCGCCAGACTGCTCGGGATCATCTACGAAACCGACGAGATCGAAAAAGCGCGCCGCGCAAACACGCTGCCCGTCACCGGCAAGAGCCGCGAAGCGAAGCAGCTGCGCAACATCGCCGCACGTCTCTGCGGCGAGCGCGTACCGCTTCTCATCTGA
- a CDS encoding tRNA 2-thiocytidine(32) synthetase TtcA, producing the protein MQRVLSYLRRAVEDYKLISDGDRIAVGVSGGKDSVLLLCALNAFKRFCGIDFSLVGITLDMGFDEKTDFAPLAEFLANEGIEYRVRETQIGQIVFNIRQEDSPCSLCARMRRGALHDAAKELGCNKVALGHNRDDLLETFVMNMLYEGRLGVFAPMTYLDRKDITVIRPLALMPERDVVGAANRLKLPILRQRCPADGETSRQETKEMLLALEKEKRGTMNKIFGAIRRSHLNGW; encoded by the coding sequence ATGCAGCGAGTGCTGTCATACCTGCGCCGCGCAGTTGAAGATTACAAGCTCATATCCGACGGCGACCGCATCGCGGTAGGCGTCAGCGGCGGCAAGGACTCCGTGCTGCTGCTCTGCGCGCTGAACGCATTCAAACGCTTCTGCGGCATAGACTTTTCGCTCGTCGGGATAACGCTGGATATGGGCTTTGACGAGAAGACGGACTTCGCTCCGCTCGCGGAGTTTTTAGCGAACGAGGGGATCGAATACCGCGTCCGCGAAACGCAGATAGGGCAGATCGTCTTCAATATACGGCAGGAGGACTCCCCCTGCTCCCTCTGCGCGCGCATGCGCCGCGGAGCGCTGCACGACGCGGCCAAGGAGCTCGGCTGCAACAAGGTCGCGCTCGGGCACAACCGCGACGATCTGCTGGAGACCTTCGTGATGAATATGCTTTACGAGGGGCGGCTCGGCGTTTTCGCGCCGATGACATACCTCGACCGCAAGGATATCACAGTCATCCGTCCGCTCGCGCTTATGCCGGAACGCGACGTCGTCGGCGCCGCGAACCGCCTGAAGCTGCCGATACTCCGCCAGCGCTGCCCCGCCGACGGCGAGACCTCCCGCCAGGAGACGAAGGAAATGCTTCTCGCTCTCGAGAAGGAAAAGCGCGGCACGATGAATAAGATTTTCGGCGCGATCCGCCGCTCCCACCTCAACGGGTGGTAA
- a CDS encoding penicillin-binding protein 2, with protein MDKRSKKIKTLILGVFWCLVVVVYTVRLMNLQLVHGDEYLETATKRSYKTQTTVAVRGEILDSDGEPIVTNRMGLSVTIDRAYITKDQENETCSKLIKILLENGVEIKDGIPITDESPYEWEAGKENAKKKLLKTLGLGDNATTQEALAAIYKRYGIEDGSADDMRRLAGFRYEMELRNFAIGTPFTAASDISAETASEIKERRYEMSGVDVTVEPIRIINDGTFAPHVIGRTGLISAEEADSYVERGYPLSAVVGKDGVEKSFEDYLRGTEGENLVEVDSTGKVVGVHSGETSKPGNTVKLTINSKLQCVAQEALEATVKRIRANAKNGVGEDCNAGSVVAINPNTGAIYAMASYPSYDSTRYSADFSDMINNPANPLLNRVIGGTYSPGSTFKPATALAGLENGVITTDEIILDKGIYTFYDDYQPKCWIYDSYGTTHGPCNVAKALQTSCNYFFFEVGRRLGIDKLDDVCRRLGLGEKTGVELPGESAGVLASRKYKESNFNEPWYGGDDLQAAIGQSYHLFTPLQIANYIATIANGGTRYQVHLLDKILDYNDGSVISSFEPKVVSTVNMTSEEQSAILKGMRSVTEEGGTASRVFENYPIAVGGKTGTASVAKGTATGVFVSFAPYKDPEIVICVLVEHAGSGNGVAPVAKEIMDAYFKLGKYADGYEAPESSSEPKSSSVSSSRGESSGQEPALPDSNSSAEPSSSSQESEPDDGSEEESSSEPQEPEENPPDNEGDGESP; from the coding sequence ATGGATAAGCGAAGCAAAAAAATCAAAACGCTTATACTGGGCGTCTTCTGGTGCCTGGTCGTCGTTGTGTACACCGTTCGCCTTATGAACCTCCAGCTCGTCCACGGCGATGAATACCTCGAAACTGCGACCAAGCGTTCGTACAAAACGCAGACGACCGTCGCCGTTCGCGGCGAGATACTCGACTCCGACGGCGAGCCGATCGTTACGAACCGTATGGGACTGTCGGTAACGATCGACCGCGCATACATAACTAAGGATCAGGAAAACGAGACCTGCTCGAAACTGATAAAGATACTGCTCGAAAACGGCGTCGAGATAAAGGACGGCATACCTATAACCGACGAATCCCCCTACGAATGGGAAGCCGGCAAGGAGAACGCGAAAAAGAAGCTTCTCAAAACGCTCGGCCTCGGAGACAACGCCACGACTCAGGAGGCGCTCGCGGCAATCTATAAGCGCTACGGCATAGAGGACGGCAGCGCCGACGATATGCGCCGGCTCGCCGGCTTCCGCTACGAGATGGAGCTCCGCAACTTCGCGATCGGCACGCCGTTCACCGCCGCCAGCGATATTTCCGCAGAGACCGCCAGCGAGATAAAGGAGCGCCGCTATGAGATGAGCGGGGTCGACGTCACGGTCGAGCCGATACGCATCATCAACGACGGCACCTTCGCTCCTCACGTCATCGGCAGGACCGGCCTCATCTCCGCCGAGGAGGCGGACAGTTACGTAGAGCGCGGTTATCCGCTCAGCGCCGTCGTAGGAAAAGACGGCGTGGAAAAGTCGTTTGAGGACTACCTGCGCGGCACGGAAGGCGAAAACCTCGTCGAGGTCGACAGCACCGGCAAGGTCGTCGGCGTACACTCGGGCGAGACCTCGAAGCCGGGCAATACCGTCAAACTTACGATAAACTCGAAGCTTCAGTGCGTTGCGCAGGAGGCTCTGGAAGCCACCGTCAAGCGCATCCGCGCGAACGCGAAGAACGGCGTCGGAGAGGACTGCAACGCGGGTTCCGTCGTCGCGATAAACCCGAATACCGGCGCTATATACGCGATGGCAAGCTATCCGAGCTACGATTCGACAAGGTATTCCGCCGACTTCTCCGATATGATAAACAATCCGGCAAATCCGCTGCTCAACCGCGTCATCGGAGGCACCTACTCCCCCGGCTCGACCTTCAAACCCGCGACCGCCCTTGCCGGACTTGAAAACGGCGTCATCACCACCGACGAAATCATACTCGACAAGGGTATCTACACGTTTTACGACGACTATCAGCCGAAATGCTGGATATACGACAGCTACGGCACTACGCACGGGCCATGCAACGTCGCGAAGGCGCTGCAGACCTCCTGCAACTACTTCTTCTTCGAGGTCGGCAGACGGCTCGGCATCGATAAGCTCGACGACGTCTGCAGAAGACTCGGACTGGGCGAGAAAACCGGCGTTGAACTCCCCGGTGAAAGCGCCGGAGTGCTCGCGAGCCGCAAATACAAGGAATCGAACTTCAACGAACCCTGGTACGGCGGCGACGACCTGCAGGCGGCGATAGGCCAGTCATACCACCTCTTCACGCCGCTCCAGATCGCGAACTACATCGCGACTATCGCAAACGGCGGAACGCGTTATCAAGTCCACCTTCTTGATAAAATCCTCGATTATAACGACGGCTCCGTCATCAGCAGCTTTGAGCCGAAAGTCGTTTCCACCGTCAATATGACCTCCGAAGAGCAGAGCGCTATCCTCAAGGGAATGCGCTCCGTCACCGAGGAGGGCGGCACCGCCTCGAGAGTTTTCGAGAACTATCCCATAGCCGTCGGCGGCAAGACGGGAACGGCCTCCGTTGCGAAAGGCACCGCGACCGGCGTCTTCGTCAGCTTCGCGCCGTATAAGGATCCGGAAATCGTCATATGCGTGCTCGTCGAGCACGCAGGCAGCGGCAACGGCGTCGCGCCCGTCGCCAAGGAGATAATGGACGCCTATTTCAAGCTCGGCAAATACGCCGACGGATACGAGGCGCCGGAATCCTCATCCGAGCCGAAGAGCTCGTCCGTTTCGAGCTCGCGCGGCGAAAGTTCCGGTCAGGAGCCCGCGCTTCCCGACAGCAACAGCTCCGCCGAGCCCTCGAGCTCTTCGCAGGAAAGCGAGCCCGACGACGGCAGCGAGGAAGAGAGTTCTTCCGAGCCGCAGGAGCCCGAAGAGAATCCGCCGGACAACGAAGGCGACGGAGAGTCGCCGTGA
- a CDS encoding N-acetylmuramoyl-L-alanine amidase — protein MKKYFRSRISKSTLARLFACAFAAFLAALFTLAALKLAASPANGSPARTYAPLILIDAGHGGEDGGASGAGGLLEKELNLDIALKLRDVLRLMGFRVRMTRETDVSLHTGEGKRKQSDLQTRVEAINAGDVDLCVSVHQNSYAGKGVARGAQVFCAPNGERSRAFAESVRESLAELRKENARSVKTAGSSVYILNNAKNPAILVECGFLSDPLDALTLSKPESRAEIAFAIAKGVAEGFFGESMAERR, from the coding sequence ATGAAAAAGTATTTCCGTTCAAGGATAAGCAAATCAACGCTCGCGCGGCTTTTCGCCTGCGCGTTCGCGGCATTCCTCGCCGCGCTCTTTACGCTCGCGGCGCTGAAGCTCGCCGCTTCGCCGGCAAACGGCTCCCCCGCGAGAACCTACGCTCCGCTCATCCTCATTGACGCCGGACACGGCGGCGAGGACGGAGGCGCGTCCGGCGCAGGCGGACTGCTCGAGAAGGAGCTTAACCTCGACATCGCTCTGAAGCTGCGCGACGTGCTGCGGTTGATGGGCTTCCGCGTGCGGATGACGCGCGAAACGGACGTTTCGCTGCACACCGGCGAGGGAAAGCGCAAGCAGTCCGACCTTCAAACGCGAGTGGAAGCGATAAACGCCGGCGACGTCGACCTCTGCGTGAGCGTTCATCAGAACTCCTACGCAGGAAAGGGCGTCGCACGCGGCGCGCAGGTCTTCTGCGCTCCGAACGGCGAACGCAGCCGCGCCTTCGCGGAAAGCGTCCGCGAGTCACTCGCTGAATTGAGAAAAGAAAACGCCCGCAGCGTAAAGACCGCGGGCAGCTCCGTTTATATACTCAACAACGCAAAGAACCCCGCCATCCTCGTTGAATGCGGATTCCTCTCCGACCCGCTCGACGCGCTGACGCTCTCCAAACCGGAAAGCCGCGCCGAGATCGCCTTCGCGATAGCGAAGGGCGTCGCGGAGGGATTCTTCGGCGAAAGCATGGCTGAAAGGCGGTAA